From Frateuria aurantia DSM 6220, one genomic window encodes:
- a CDS encoding DUF6348 family protein translates to MKQEALQRELLRLFEAHGVELEADEEWLVTEGEFPAVSAQWQEPSAGGPGWLDIDVVLSEDRQIEVSFPGHAAGEGGVREALQAFEAEALHVLLASCWYVTDDRRIQVQSWDLGLRQWDVFAGRPVPSPADMTIPEGWLTALGDAMRQESPGAELHWLQIFQRRDETGQLTREVLLDNESWARGEKALAALAWPTSAYSLRAFLALDVRDY, encoded by the coding sequence ATGAAGCAAGAAGCCCTGCAACGCGAACTGTTGCGCCTGTTCGAAGCCCATGGCGTGGAACTCGAAGCCGACGAAGAGTGGCTGGTCACCGAGGGTGAATTTCCTGCGGTCAGCGCTCAGTGGCAGGAGCCGTCGGCTGGCGGTCCCGGCTGGCTGGATATCGACGTCGTGCTCAGCGAAGACCGGCAGATCGAAGTCAGCTTTCCCGGCCATGCCGCGGGCGAGGGCGGCGTTCGCGAGGCACTGCAGGCTTTCGAGGCCGAAGCCCTGCACGTGTTGCTGGCCAGCTGCTGGTATGTCACCGATGACCGCCGGATCCAGGTGCAGAGCTGGGATCTGGGTCTGCGCCAATGGGACGTGTTTGCCGGCCGGCCGGTGCCGAGTCCCGCCGACATGACGATCCCCGAGGGCTGGCTGACGGCGCTGGGCGATGCCATGCGCCAGGAATCGCCCGGCGCCGAACTGCATTGGCTGCAGATCTTCCAGCGCCGCGACGAAACCGGTCAGTTGACCCGTGAGGTGTTGCTGGACAATGAGTCCTGGGCTCGCGGCGAAAAGGCGCTGGCCGCGCTGGCCTGGCCGACGTCAGCTTATAGCCTGCGCGCCTTTCTGGCGCTGGATGTGCGCGACTACTGA